From a region of the Sphaerodactylus townsendi isolate TG3544 linkage group LG09, MPM_Stown_v2.3, whole genome shotgun sequence genome:
- the CHCHD7 gene encoding coiled-coil-helix-coiled-coil-helix domain-containing protein 7 has translation MSRKQQRFRDDDTNPCILETDASRKCMDDNNYNKDMCTIHFLKYKSCRKFWHGIMIQRRQSGIQPAMPTAEERMEILESIGGIPY, from the exons ATGTCCAGAAAACAACAACGATTTCGAGACGATGATACCAATCCCTGTATATTG GAAACCGATGCTTCTAGAAAATGCATGGATGATAATAACTACAATAAGGATATGTGtaccatccattttttaaaatacaaaagctGTAGAAAATTTTGG CACGGGATCATGATTCAGAGAAGACAGAGTGGAATACAACCAGCTATGCCTACAGCAGAAGAAAGAATGGAAATCCTGGAATCTATAGGAGGAATACCATATTGA